The sequence aaaattaataaaaaaataaatcatcaGAATAAGATATTTTTTTGATAAGTAAATTGTTGGATTGGGCCAACTccttttatattatattaaaaaaagatAGAACAAAATAGTATTTTCTTGCGGCTACAACCTTGCTTGCTCTCTCCTTATCTATTTATTAACAACATTTATTAGATCAAATAACTTCTAAGGATTTTAGCCtgctttcttcttcctttcttctggcagcttattttcccctcttcattttttcATATTTGTCATATGTGAAGGTTGGCATAATCCGTAGTCCTTGAAAATATTTGACACGTGATATTGCTACAAATGTGAGACCACTTCTTTCAGTGGGGCCTATATCAATAGTGGCTTTGTCTAGTGTCAACCCTTGTGATTTATGTATGGTTAAAGCCCAAGCCAATATCAATGGAATTTACTTTGTGCTAGCTTTGTCAATAGTTGGAATTGGAACTCTTTGGGGATGACGATCATCAAATGGAATTCCTGAGTAACCATCAAAATCTACAAGTACATATGATGGTGGCAAAGGTGGTGCACTTCCAGGTCTATATACAATACTTCGAATATATCCTAGTGCTCCATTGACAAGACCTGCTTCTATCCATAAGTTTGAAGTTAACATCACCCTTGCATATTTCCTGAGTAATAGTTCCATGTCGAACTCATCATTTCCATCGCCTTCTATAGAACTAAGTGTTTTTGTTTTTACAGCGATGCTTCGTGCAATAGGGTTTTTTAATGAGTACAATTTTCTTTTGCTATGAGTGTGCACATTATCATTTGTCGAGAATAAATGAACACTATTTTCGAACTCATCATTTGTTGCAATACTCATGTTTCCATTTGATCTTGACATAAGTAACATCCAATCATCTATTGTAGGGTTTGCATCCCTTATGTTTGTTAGAAGAAGACGAAATctttcttgttcattgctttgtcCATCTTGTCTGAAAATACGTCTCAAAGTAActatggttttgaattcttcccacAGTATCCTTGCACACCTTTTGCTTTCATATGCCACTCTATCTTTGACAGGAGGCAATTGTGCCAAATCTCCGACCAATATCATAGATATACCTGAAAAATATTTTAATACACATATTCAGCAATAGGTAAATGTGTTAAAAATGTAGATCTATTATTCTAAGAAACTTAAATGTTAATCATACCTTCAAAAATTTTATGACTATTTTCTAGAAATGCTTGTCGAAGACGAGAGTCTATGTTTTCAAGTAACATCTCTCCCaagaagctcatttcatctattaataTGTACTTTATGTGAGAAATTTCCTCTTGGAAAGTCGTAAGTCTTGTCCCTTGTAGCTCACTGAATTCTTTTATTGGAATTCTCAACTTATAATGAATCGTTGATGCTCCAATGTTGAATGCTACAACTCTTGTTGGTGCAAGTAGAAGTAGAGGAGAGCGTTGTGGAGAGGCTGCATTTTGTAATGTTTGACTTATTGCACCGATCAAGTATGACTTACCCATTCCTACTGTGCCTTGAATTATCATATATAAGGGTGATACATTTTGATATGTATGATAGTGGGACATTATAATGTTGACTGCTTTGTTTTGTTTGTGACTGAGGTTTCCATAGTCCACACATTTTGGTATGTCATCATGAATAAGACAACCATTATTTCTCATTATGTTAATAAAATTTGTAGCTTCATTCGTGTATTGTTCACCTTGAAATTCTTGACACTAGTTTGTTTGTCGATCTATATCTCTTCTACCCAACATATCTATTTCTGAAACTTGCATAATCTGTCCATGATGAAGTCTAGATAAAATTTCCCATTCATTCTCTGTGGTGGTACCTTGGGCATTATTGT is a genomic window of Cryptomeria japonica chromosome 7, Sugi_1.0, whole genome shotgun sequence containing:
- the LOC131856643 gene encoding ATP-dependent DNA helicase RRM3-like encodes the protein MGKSYLIGAISQTLQNAASPQRSPLLLLAPTRVVAFNIGASTIHYKLRIPIKEFSELQGTRLTTFQEEISHIKYILIDEMSFLGEMLLENIDSRLRQAFLENSHKIFEGISMILVGDLAQLPPVKDRVAYESKRCARILWEEFKTIVTLRRIFRQDGQSNEQERFRLLLTNIRDANPTIDDWMLLMSRSNGNMSIATNDEFENSVHLFSTNDNVHTHSKRKLYSLKNPIARSIAVKTKTLSSIEGDGNDEFDMELLLRKYARVMLTSNLWIEAGLVNGALGYIRSIVYRPGSAPPLPPSYVLVDFDGYSGIPFDDRHPQRVPIPTIDKASTK